One genomic region from Parerythrobacter aestuarii encodes:
- a CDS encoding S9 family peptidase, whose translation MTALIALAASLAAAPVMANETTSQEDTASVSKTAPISPPKAEKRDYSYTRHGITIEDPYFWLKDQSYPKVDDEDVLDYVKAENAWFEAAMAPRKDFVESLFEEMKGRIKEDDSSVPQKDGDWIYWTEFEEGKEYRKWYRKPAAGEGEPSLILDENALAEGKDYFRLGAFSVSDNGRFLAYSTDDNGSERYTARIKDLETGELLEDVIPETLSGLTWVAGDSMIAYGKANENWRVDNVRLHRIGSDVADDVEIFREEDEGFRVGAGLSAQEDWLVIATGDNETSEVRLVRADDPTGEQILIKAREKGVEYDVDVRDGTLYIHTNDDHINFRLATASIDAPGEWETLIAGSDEFYLQGFELFKDFYVTEGRLDGLDQVQLRSYDDSADITPIAFPEASYVAGLSNNPEYDVSKLRLTYESMVTPDSVYDYDVTNGSLELLKQQEIPSGYDASLYTTERLTITARDGTQVPVSVLMRKDRPAGAGPLHLYAYGAYGYAVPPGFSTTRLSLVDRGMAYAIAHIRGGDDLGRRWYLQGKLNERWNTFNDFVDVAKGLIDKGYTEKGKITASGGSAGGELMGVIVNTDPDLWGAVVSHVPFVDVLNTMQDESLPLTPGEWPEWGNPITSKQSFGYILSYSPYDQVIAQDYPPMLVTAGLNDPRVTYWEPAKWVAKLRDTKTDDNVLLLKTNMGAGHGGKSGRFASLYETAEEFAFILWQLGLVEE comes from the coding sequence ATGACCGCTCTGATCGCTCTCGCCGCCAGCCTGGCCGCTGCCCCGGTGATGGCCAACGAGACCACCAGCCAAGAGGATACTGCCAGCGTGAGCAAGACCGCTCCCATTTCCCCGCCCAAGGCGGAAAAGCGCGACTACAGCTACACCCGCCACGGGATCACCATCGAAGATCCGTATTTCTGGCTCAAGGATCAGTCCTATCCCAAGGTCGATGACGAGGATGTGCTCGACTATGTGAAGGCCGAAAACGCCTGGTTCGAAGCGGCCATGGCCCCGCGGAAGGATTTCGTCGAAAGCCTGTTCGAGGAGATGAAGGGCCGGATCAAGGAAGACGACAGCTCGGTCCCGCAGAAGGATGGCGACTGGATCTACTGGACCGAATTCGAAGAGGGGAAGGAATACCGCAAGTGGTATCGTAAGCCCGCCGCGGGCGAGGGTGAGCCGTCGCTGATCCTCGACGAAAACGCGCTGGCCGAGGGCAAGGATTACTTCCGCCTTGGTGCGTTCTCCGTCTCCGACAATGGTCGATTCCTGGCCTATTCCACCGACGACAATGGCTCGGAACGCTACACCGCGCGGATCAAGGACCTTGAGACCGGCGAGCTGCTCGAGGATGTGATCCCGGAGACGCTCTCCGGGCTGACCTGGGTCGCCGGCGACAGCATGATCGCTTACGGCAAAGCGAACGAGAACTGGCGTGTCGACAATGTCCGCCTGCACAGGATCGGCTCCGATGTCGCCGACGATGTCGAGATCTTCCGCGAGGAAGACGAGGGCTTCCGCGTCGGTGCAGGTCTGTCGGCGCAGGAAGACTGGTTGGTCATCGCTACGGGCGACAACGAGACCAGTGAAGTGCGGCTGGTGCGCGCCGACGATCCGACCGGGGAGCAGATCCTCATAAAGGCGCGCGAAAAAGGCGTCGAATACGATGTCGATGTACGTGACGGCACGCTCTACATCCACACCAATGACGACCACATCAATTTCCGGCTCGCCACCGCCTCGATCGATGCACCGGGCGAGTGGGAAACGCTGATCGCGGGATCGGACGAATTCTACCTGCAGGGATTCGAGCTGTTCAAGGATTTCTACGTCACCGAAGGGCGGCTCGACGGCCTGGACCAGGTCCAGCTGCGGTCTTACGACGACTCAGCCGACATCACGCCGATTGCCTTCCCCGAGGCGAGCTATGTCGCGGGCCTCTCCAACAATCCCGAATACGATGTCAGCAAGCTGCGGCTGACCTACGAGAGCATGGTCACGCCGGACTCGGTCTATGATTACGATGTCACCAACGGCTCGCTCGAACTGCTCAAGCAGCAGGAAATCCCCAGCGGTTATGATGCTTCGCTCTACACAACCGAGCGCCTGACCATCACCGCGCGGGATGGCACACAGGTCCCGGTCAGCGTGCTGATGCGCAAGGATCGCCCCGCCGGGGCAGGCCCGCTCCACCTCTATGCCTATGGTGCCTATGGCTATGCCGTGCCGCCGGGCTTCTCGACCACGCGCCTCAGCCTCGTCGATCGCGGGATGGCCTATGCCATCGCGCATATCCGCGGCGGGGACGACCTCGGGCGGCGCTGGTATTTGCAGGGCAAGCTCAACGAGCGCTGGAACACCTTCAACGACTTCGTCGACGTGGCGAAGGGGCTGATCGACAAGGGCTATACCGAGAAAGGCAAGATCACCGCCAGCGGCGGCTCGGCCGGGGGCGAGCTGATGGGCGTGATCGTCAACACCGATCCCGACCTGTGGGGCGCGGTGGTGAGCCATGTGCCGTTTGTCGACGTCCTCAACACCATGCAGGACGAGAGCCTGCCGCTGACGCCGGGCGAATGGCCTGAATGGGGCAACCCGATTACCAGCAAGCAGTCCTTCGGCTACATCCTCAGCTACTCGCCCTATGACCAGGTCATTGCGCAGGACTACCCGCCGATGCTCGTCACCGCCGGGCTCAACGACCCGCGGGTTACCTATTGGGAGCCGGCCAAATGGGTCGCCAAGCTGCGCGATACCAAGACCGACGACAATGTGTTGCTCCTGAAGACCAACATGGGCGCAGGCCACGGCGGCAAGTCGGGACGGTTTGCGTCGCTGTATGAGACGGCCGAGGAGTTCGCCTTCATCCTGTGGCAGCTGGGGTTGGTGGAGGAGTGA
- a CDS encoding acyl-CoA thioesterase, with translation MTEPFRQSFTAAPEHIDVMGHVNNAVWVQWVQDMATAHWDAVAEPDHARDFVWLVVRHEIDYRGNISEGESVTGETWIPGDARGATSARRVDFRNDQGKVIVSALTTWAMLDRETQRLVRVRPEVIAPFRVDQGE, from the coding sequence ATGACCGAACCCTTCCGCCAGTCCTTCACCGCCGCACCCGAGCACATCGATGTGATGGGGCACGTCAACAATGCAGTCTGGGTGCAATGGGTGCAGGACATGGCGACCGCGCATTGGGATGCGGTTGCAGAGCCCGATCACGCGCGCGATTTCGTGTGGCTCGTGGTGCGGCACGAGATCGACTATCGCGGCAATATTTCCGAAGGCGAGAGCGTCACCGGCGAAACCTGGATTCCAGGCGACGCCAGGGGCGCGACTTCGGCGCGGCGGGTCGATTTTCGCAACGATCAAGGCAAAGTAATCGTCTCTGCGCTCACGACCTGGGCCATGCTCGACCGGGAAACCCAGCGGCTGGTGCGCGTTAGGCCGGAAGTGATCGCACCGTTCCGGGTCGACCAGGGGGAATAG
- a CDS encoding NADH:flavin oxidoreductase/NADH oxidase family protein, which translates to MSSSPLFQPLVLPNGSTLKNRLCKAAMEENLAVQPGQTPGEKLFTLYERWARGGVGMILSGNVMVDPSAMTGPGAVVLQKGTDLTPFKSWAQIGKSGGGQFWLQISHPGRQMYKSLGETAVSPSDVALDLGKFSDLFAPVRAIEANEIEDKIARFADTAEQAEAAGFDGVQIHAAHGYLVSQFLSPLTNKRADEWGGSLENRARFLLRIVEACRARVKPGFGIGVKLNSADFQRGGFAFEDARQVVEWLNGKGVDFVELSGGSYESPAMQGNPQEGSTGQREAYFIDFARDIAKVAEMPIMVTGGITKLTTAEEALTADDHGFGVQLLGIARAMASDPFLPRHWEAGENAEVALPKVGWKNTLAGLAVMALTKAQIERIAEGRNPGNGGAPALALAADQYRTARRAKRYRKWRTTC; encoded by the coding sequence ATGTCATCGTCACCGCTCTTCCAGCCGTTGGTGCTGCCCAATGGCAGCACGCTCAAGAACCGCCTGTGCAAGGCGGCGATGGAAGAGAACCTCGCGGTCCAGCCCGGGCAGACGCCGGGCGAGAAGCTGTTCACACTCTACGAACGCTGGGCGCGCGGCGGCGTCGGCATGATCCTGTCAGGGAATGTCATGGTCGATCCTTCCGCCATGACCGGGCCGGGCGCGGTGGTGCTCCAAAAAGGCACCGACCTCACCCCGTTCAAGAGCTGGGCGCAGATCGGCAAGTCGGGCGGCGGGCAGTTCTGGCTGCAGATCAGCCATCCCGGGCGGCAGATGTACAAGTCGCTGGGCGAGACGGCGGTGTCACCGAGCGATGTCGCGCTCGATCTCGGCAAGTTCTCCGACCTGTTCGCGCCAGTGCGGGCGATCGAAGCAAACGAGATCGAAGACAAGATCGCCCGTTTTGCCGATACCGCAGAGCAGGCCGAAGCGGCCGGGTTTGACGGCGTCCAGATCCACGCCGCGCATGGCTATCTCGTCAGCCAGTTCCTCTCGCCACTGACCAACAAGCGCGCAGACGAATGGGGTGGCAGCCTGGAGAACCGGGCGCGTTTCCTGCTGCGGATCGTCGAAGCGTGTCGGGCGCGGGTGAAACCCGGCTTCGGGATCGGAGTGAAGCTCAACTCGGCCGATTTCCAGCGCGGCGGCTTCGCCTTCGAAGACGCGCGGCAGGTGGTGGAGTGGCTTAATGGCAAGGGCGTCGATTTCGTCGAGCTATCGGGCGGCAGTTACGAAAGTCCGGCGATGCAAGGCAATCCGCAGGAAGGCTCGACGGGGCAGCGTGAGGCATACTTTATCGATTTCGCCCGCGATATCGCCAAGGTCGCTGAGATGCCGATCATGGTCACTGGCGGGATCACGAAGCTGACGACAGCCGAAGAAGCGCTTACCGCCGACGACCACGGCTTTGGCGTTCAGCTGCTCGGCATTGCCCGGGCGATGGCGAGCGATCCGTTCTTGCCACGCCATTGGGAGGCAGGAGAGAACGCTGAGGTTGCGCTGCCCAAGGTCGGCTGGAAAAACACGCTGGCAGGCCTTGCCGTGATGGCGCTGACCAAGGCCCAGATCGAACGTATCGCCGAGGGCAGGAACCCAGGCAACGGCGGCGCGCCTGCCCTGGCGCTGGCGGCGGACCAGTATCGCACCGCGCGCCGCGCCAAGCGCTATCGCAAGTGGCGGACAACGTGCTGA
- the ald gene encoding alanine dehydrogenase, translating to MRIGCPKEIKNHEYRVGLTPESARELASRGNEVWIQSGAGLGIGATDDEYRAAGARIVDGPDPIFAECEMVVKVKEPQAEERAKLRKDQILYTYLHLAPDPEQTADLVKSGVTAIAYETVTGPRGSLPLLKPMSQVAGRMSIQAGASALEKAHGGRGVLIGGVPGVLPGKVVVIGGGVVGFNAAQMAVGLGGDVEILDRDPEVLEKVGTFFEARASTRFSNKTNLEEAVCQADLVIGAVLIPGAAAPKLVTRDLLKQMKPGAVLVDVAIDQGGCFETSHPTTHDDPTYVVDDIVHYCVANMPGAVARTSTYALNNVTLPHALRMAELGWKDAMRANAHLAAGLNVHDGKVTYEAVATELGYDYTPTSDVLA from the coding sequence ATGCGCATCGGTTGCCCCAAGGAAATCAAGAACCACGAATATCGCGTCGGGCTGACGCCGGAGAGCGCGCGCGAACTCGCCAGTAGGGGCAACGAAGTGTGGATCCAGAGTGGCGCAGGGCTCGGTATCGGGGCCACCGACGATGAATACCGCGCGGCAGGCGCGAGGATTGTCGATGGGCCGGATCCGATCTTCGCTGAGTGCGAGATGGTCGTGAAGGTCAAGGAACCACAGGCTGAAGAGCGTGCCAAGCTGCGCAAGGACCAGATACTCTATACCTACCTGCACCTGGCTCCCGATCCCGAACAGACCGCCGACCTCGTCAAGTCAGGTGTCACCGCGATCGCCTATGAAACCGTGACCGGCCCGCGCGGATCCTTGCCGCTGCTCAAGCCGATGAGCCAGGTCGCCGGTCGCATGAGCATCCAGGCCGGGGCCAGTGCGCTGGAGAAAGCGCATGGTGGGCGCGGTGTCCTGATCGGCGGCGTCCCGGGCGTGTTGCCGGGCAAGGTCGTGGTCATCGGTGGCGGTGTCGTCGGTTTCAACGCAGCGCAGATGGCGGTCGGCCTCGGCGGCGATGTCGAGATCCTCGACCGCGATCCCGAAGTTCTGGAGAAAGTCGGCACTTTCTTCGAAGCCCGCGCCAGCACGCGCTTTTCCAACAAGACCAACCTTGAAGAGGCGGTGTGCCAGGCCGATCTCGTGATCGGGGCCGTGCTGATCCCGGGAGCAGCCGCCCCCAAGCTGGTCACCCGCGACCTGCTCAAGCAGATGAAGCCCGGCGCAGTGCTGGTTGACGTGGCGATCGACCAGGGTGGCTGTTTCGAAACCTCGCACCCGACCACGCATGACGACCCGACCTATGTCGTCGACGATATTGTTCACTATTGCGTCGCCAACATGCCCGGCGCGGTCGCGCGCACCAGCACCTATGCGCTCAACAACGTCACCTTGCCGCACGCGCTACGCATGGCCGAGCTGGGCTGGAAGGACGCCATGCGCGCAAACGCGCACCTCGCCGCCGGGCTCAATGTCCACGATGGCAAGGTAACCTATGAAGCAGTCGCGACCGAGCTGGGTTATGATTACACACCGACCAGCGACGTTCTGGCCTGA
- a CDS encoding OprO/OprP family phosphate-selective porin: MSRLLLCTASIAAICTSTPALAQDVDASAVLEELATMRSQMETMANRIQTLEGQLAAAQSTADAATEAAARAEEKAAESVAKADATQVNFKGAPEIKGKGGWSFKPRGRLQYDAGFVSAPDSTGRSDGFGNEVRRARLGVQGDMPGGFGYKFEIDFAGGDVAITDAFLSYEDGDLEVAIGQQNNFQSLEELTSSLSISHMERAAFTDAFGFERRVGASLTYTPGDVIIQGGLFTDAIDDLSNKNWGADARVVYAPKLGDTQLHVGGSVHYADLEPGSTVRYRQRPAVHFTGERFINTGNLGATSETGFGGEAAIIRGPFHATGEVFWQNVSMPGMADPTFFGGYAEVGLFLTKGDTRGYKGGKFDRIKPNKPVGEGGSGAVQINLRYDRLDLTDAGIFGGTQDGLLASLIWSPTDYTRFMIGYAHLMYSDAVYPAAGGDTSYSVDSLGVRAQIDF, from the coding sequence TTGAGCAGACTGCTTTTGTGCACCGCATCGATCGCGGCAATCTGCACCTCAACCCCGGCGCTGGCGCAAGACGTTGATGCGTCTGCAGTGCTGGAAGAGCTGGCGACCATGCGTTCCCAGATGGAAACCATGGCTAACCGCATCCAGACCCTTGAAGGCCAGCTTGCCGCTGCCCAGTCGACGGCAGACGCCGCGACCGAAGCGGCTGCTCGCGCCGAAGAGAAGGCTGCCGAGAGCGTCGCCAAGGCTGATGCGACGCAGGTCAACTTCAAGGGCGCGCCTGAGATCAAGGGCAAGGGTGGCTGGAGCTTCAAGCCGCGCGGCCGCCTGCAGTATGACGCCGGCTTCGTTTCGGCGCCCGATTCGACCGGCCGCAGCGATGGCTTCGGCAACGAAGTTCGCCGTGCCCGCCTTGGCGTGCAGGGCGACATGCCGGGCGGCTTCGGCTACAAGTTCGAAATCGATTTCGCTGGTGGCGATGTCGCTATCACCGACGCGTTCCTCAGCTACGAAGATGGCGATCTCGAGGTCGCGATCGGTCAACAGAACAACTTCCAGAGCCTGGAAGAACTGACCAGCAGCCTGTCGATCTCGCACATGGAACGCGCGGCCTTCACCGATGCCTTCGGTTTCGAGCGCCGCGTTGGGGCATCGCTGACCTACACCCCCGGTGACGTGATCATCCAGGGCGGCCTGTTCACCGATGCCATCGACGACTTGTCGAACAAGAACTGGGGTGCGGATGCCCGCGTGGTCTACGCTCCCAAGCTGGGCGACACCCAACTGCATGTAGGTGGCTCGGTCCACTATGCCGATCTCGAGCCCGGCTCGACGGTTCGCTATCGCCAGCGCCCGGCGGTCCACTTCACCGGCGAACGCTTCATCAACACCGGCAACCTCGGCGCTACCAGCGAAACCGGGTTCGGCGGTGAAGCGGCCATCATTCGTGGGCCTTTCCACGCCACCGGCGAAGTGTTCTGGCAGAATGTCAGCATGCCCGGCATGGCAGACCCGACCTTCTTTGGTGGTTATGCCGAAGTCGGCCTGTTCCTGACCAAGGGCGATACCCGTGGCTACAAGGGCGGCAAGTTCGACCGTATCAAGCCGAACAAGCCGGTCGGAGAAGGCGGCAGCGGCGCGGTGCAGATCAACCTGCGCTACGACCGGCTGGACCTGACCGACGCCGGCATCTTCGGCGGTACGCAGGATGGCCTGCTGGCCTCGCTGATCTGGTCGCCGACCGACTATACCCGCTTCATGATCGGCTACGCCCACCTGATGTATTCGGACGCGGTCTATCCGGCGGCCGGCGGCGATACCTCCTACTCGGTCGACTCGCTCGGCGTGCGCGCGCAGATCGATTTCTGA
- a CDS encoding substrate-binding domain-containing protein produces MKLMKTLALATAASLALTACGETGGGGTRENIRAVGSSTVFPFAKLVAETFARNNPQFTSPLIESTGTGGGIALFCEGVGPQSPDMANASRRMKASEFDTCASNGVTDIVEIQVGLDGIAFASAKGGISMNLTPDMVYRAIAANPYGGEQANETWSDVDPSLPDLPILVYGPPSTSGTRDALKELILEAACKQNDEMKALKESDEDAYDRTCTEVRSDGKYVDQGEQDNLIVQKIQGNPNAVGIFGYSYLEENMDKLQGLSMNGVEPTYENISSFEYPGARPLFVYVKKAHVGAIPGLAEYLTQWTTMWDKGGELAKIGLVASPDEARAEAVTKATQQTPVLTKADLEKK; encoded by the coding sequence ATGAAACTGATGAAGACCCTTGCCCTGGCAACTGCTGCCAGCCTCGCTCTCACCGCCTGTGGCGAAACCGGCGGAGGCGGCACCCGCGAAAACATCCGCGCTGTCGGCTCCTCGACCGTGTTCCCGTTTGCCAAGCTGGTCGCAGAGACCTTCGCTCGCAACAATCCGCAGTTCACCTCGCCGCTGATCGAATCGACCGGCACCGGCGGTGGTATCGCGCTGTTCTGTGAGGGCGTTGGCCCGCAGTCGCCTGACATGGCCAATGCCTCGCGCCGGATGAAGGCCAGCGAGTTCGACACCTGCGCCAGCAACGGCGTGACCGACATCGTTGAAATCCAGGTCGGCCTCGACGGGATCGCTTTTGCCAGTGCCAAAGGCGGGATCAGCATGAACCTGACCCCGGACATGGTGTATCGCGCCATTGCCGCCAACCCCTATGGCGGGGAACAGGCGAATGAGACCTGGTCCGATGTCGATCCGTCGCTGCCCGACCTGCCGATCCTCGTTTACGGCCCGCCGTCGACGTCGGGCACGCGCGACGCGCTCAAGGAACTGATCCTCGAAGCGGCGTGCAAGCAGAACGACGAGATGAAGGCACTCAAAGAAAGCGACGAAGACGCCTACGATCGCACCTGCACTGAAGTGCGCTCGGACGGCAAGTATGTCGACCAGGGCGAGCAGGACAATCTGATCGTGCAGAAGATCCAGGGCAACCCGAACGCCGTCGGCATCTTCGGTTACTCGTACCTCGAAGAGAACATGGACAAGCTCCAGGGCCTGAGCATGAACGGGGTCGAGCCGACCTATGAGAACATTTCGAGCTTCGAATATCCGGGTGCCCGCCCGCTGTTCGTCTATGTCAAGAAGGCCCACGTCGGCGCCATCCCCGGCCTCGCCGAGTACCTGACCCAGTGGACCACCATGTGGGACAAGGGCGGCGAGCTGGCCAAGATCGGCCTCGTCGCTTCGCCTGATGAAGCCCGCGCTGAAGCCGTGACCAAGGCTACGCAGCAGACGCCGGTCCTGACCAAGGCCGACCTCGAGAAGAAGTAA
- a CDS encoding fumarylacetoacetate hydrolase family protein, protein MAGRMAKGLAGLLALGVVIVFGLWVTSPDPRGNPASFEEAPLEPALASLDEAVTLAQVVRADGSVATLLVTGFDVTQVQVVDLSRATGSASSDPFAVLAAVAADRLEDLAGGATETLAIADLLPAGGTGERHLATGTNFPEHAEEASSGAVFQFPKFGQPSAARTTVEGRDDVLLDYEVELCMRFDRPVVSLADFDAAVKGLFLCGDFTDRAALIRLVDPDNLDSGRGFSDGKSRHDFYPTGPFLVVPRDWSAFVAKERMMTLVNGEPRQDARGGEMTLDFRALAEKALGDMERPRFLYQGEYHRLSREPRILADMTLMSGTAEGVIFTPPSRGDMIEGGVAYLLSGAWLSGADPVASIIETFIANELESGHFLHSGDAVEFRSSGLGTIRVDVIEGPVGAPIGSGVEPSR, encoded by the coding sequence ATGGCAGGCAGGATGGCAAAGGGCTTGGCCGGGTTGCTTGCGCTGGGTGTTGTGATTGTTTTCGGCTTGTGGGTGACCTCACCCGATCCCCGTGGAAATCCCGCCAGCTTTGAAGAAGCTCCCTTGGAGCCAGCGCTGGCCTCGCTCGACGAAGCCGTCACCCTGGCCCAGGTCGTGCGCGCCGACGGTAGCGTGGCGACCTTGCTGGTGACAGGCTTCGATGTAACACAGGTACAGGTGGTCGATTTGTCCCGAGCAACGGGATCGGCCTCGTCCGACCCGTTTGCGGTCCTCGCCGCTGTTGCCGCCGACCGGCTGGAGGACCTGGCCGGCGGGGCAACGGAAACCCTTGCCATTGCGGACTTGCTGCCGGCGGGCGGGACAGGCGAGCGCCATCTCGCCACTGGCACCAATTTCCCCGAACATGCCGAGGAAGCCTCCAGCGGCGCGGTGTTCCAGTTCCCCAAGTTCGGCCAGCCTTCAGCGGCCAGAACCACAGTCGAGGGTCGCGACGATGTCCTGCTCGATTACGAAGTCGAGCTGTGCATGCGGTTCGATCGTCCTGTCGTATCGCTGGCGGATTTCGATGCGGCCGTGAAGGGATTGTTCCTGTGCGGGGACTTCACTGACCGGGCTGCGCTCATTCGCCTGGTCGATCCCGACAATCTAGATTCCGGGCGCGGCTTCAGTGATGGGAAGAGTCGCCACGATTTCTACCCGACAGGGCCGTTCCTGGTCGTGCCGCGCGACTGGTCGGCGTTCGTGGCGAAAGAACGGATGATGACCCTCGTCAATGGCGAACCGCGCCAGGATGCGCGCGGGGGCGAGATGACGCTCGATTTCCGCGCCCTCGCCGAGAAGGCGCTTGGCGATATGGAGCGACCCCGCTTCCTCTATCAGGGCGAATATCATCGCCTTTCGCGAGAACCGCGCATCCTCGCCGACATGACCCTGATGTCCGGCACCGCCGAAGGGGTGATATTCACCCCGCCGAGCCGTGGGGACATGATCGAAGGGGGCGTGGCTTACCTGCTGTCAGGTGCCTGGCTGTCTGGCGCAGATCCGGTCGCGTCGATCATCGAGACCTTCATTGCCAACGAGCTCGAGAGCGGCCATTTCCTCCATTCGGGGGACGCCGTGGAGTTCCGCTCATCGGGGCTGGGAACAATCCGGGTCGATGTGATCGAAGGGCCGGTTGGCGCGCCTATTGGCTCCGGGGTTGAGCCCAGCCGGTGA
- a CDS encoding DUF389 domain-containing protein, translating to MTSTDTSAPANGTGSPKGKTTSYTLLRALANLRKWWREAVVATVDQDACIEAIRGESMLTSHYVFMTMMSAGIAVLGLLLSSPAVVIGAMLLSPLMSPIMGSGFSLAIGDVVWLRRCLRALLIGSVLAVLFCALIVLASPLQTVTDEIAARTRPNLFDLLVALFSALAGAYATIRGKMGTIVGVAIATALMPPLAVVGFGLATFNWTVFGGALMLFVTNLMTIAFTATIMARLYGFRSQLSDKQNRLQDVVIAFSFILLAIPLALTLRTIAWEANASRQINAVIEEAFVEDARVDQLSIGFETDPIRIEASVLTPEFARNAQADVSRRLLRLLDRPVSVEIDQFKVSNDPGAAEQAQLERARAEEAARQSAQQVRALAERLALVAGVSVGDVTIDRDNRRAMADATGLPGLGWEGYRTLEQRAAAGMEGWDVRLRPPMAPLPDIPLDQEGALSDEGERLAALVEWAAARTRMPVVLSGQGEALSALADRYGKAGISVETRDTGPQDRIVTGWAQPRSQ from the coding sequence ATGACTTCGACCGACACTTCTGCCCCTGCCAACGGAACAGGATCACCCAAGGGCAAGACCACCAGCTACACCTTGTTGCGAGCGCTGGCGAACCTGCGCAAGTGGTGGCGCGAAGCGGTGGTGGCGACGGTCGACCAGGATGCCTGCATCGAGGCCATTCGCGGCGAATCCATGCTGACATCGCACTATGTCTTCATGACCATGATGTCGGCCGGCATCGCAGTGCTGGGACTGCTGCTCAGCTCTCCGGCGGTCGTGATCGGGGCCATGCTCCTTTCTCCGCTGATGAGTCCGATAATGGGCTCGGGATTCTCGCTCGCAATCGGCGATGTCGTGTGGCTGCGCCGCTGCTTGAGGGCACTGCTGATCGGTTCGGTGCTGGCGGTCCTGTTCTGCGCGCTGATCGTGCTGGCTTCGCCATTGCAGACGGTCACCGACGAGATTGCAGCCCGCACCCGGCCCAATTTGTTCGACCTGTTGGTCGCTCTGTTTTCTGCGCTTGCCGGTGCTTATGCCACCATTCGCGGCAAGATGGGCACCATCGTTGGCGTCGCCATCGCCACTGCCTTGATGCCGCCGCTGGCGGTGGTCGGGTTCGGGCTCGCGACGTTCAACTGGACGGTCTTTGGCGGCGCGCTGATGCTGTTCGTCACCAACCTCATGACGATTGCCTTCACCGCCACCATCATGGCCCGGCTCTATGGCTTCCGTTCGCAGCTGAGCGACAAGCAGAACCGGCTGCAGGACGTAGTGATCGCTTTCTCCTTCATCCTGCTGGCCATTCCCCTGGCGCTGACTTTGCGGACCATCGCGTGGGAGGCCAATGCCTCACGCCAGATCAACGCCGTCATCGAGGAGGCATTCGTCGAGGACGCCCGCGTCGACCAGCTTTCGATCGGTTTCGAGACCGACCCGATCCGGATTGAAGCCTCCGTGCTGACGCCCGAATTCGCACGCAACGCCCAGGCCGATGTATCGCGCCGTTTGCTGCGCTTGCTCGATCGACCGGTCAGTGTCGAGATAGACCAGTTCAAGGTAAGCAACGATCCCGGTGCCGCAGAGCAGGCCCAGCTTGAGCGGGCACGGGCGGAAGAAGCCGCACGGCAAAGCGCGCAGCAAGTGCGGGCACTGGCCGAGCGGCTTGCTCTCGTCGCCGGCGTCTCAGTCGGCGATGTCACCATTGACCGGGATAATCGCCGGGCCATGGCCGATGCGACAGGTCTGCCGGGGCTGGGCTGGGAAGGCTATCGCACGCTGGAGCAGCGCGCGGCAGCGGGCATGGAAGGTTGGGACGTGCGCCTGCGCCCGCCTATGGCTCCCCTGCCCGATATTCCGCTCGATCAGGAGGGTGCGCTGAGTGACGAGGGCGAACGTTTGGCCGCGCTGGTCGAATGGGCCGCTGCCCGCACGCGCATGCCGGTGGTTCTGAGCGGCCAGGGTGAGGCGCTGTCGGCTCTCGCCGATCGCTATGGCAAGGCGGGCATTTCCGTCGAGACCCGCGATACCGGACCGCAGGACAGGATTGTCACCGGCTGGGCTCAACCCCGGAGCCAATAG